Proteins encoded within one genomic window of Empedobacter falsenii:
- a CDS encoding ABC transporter permease, with translation MLKNWFKIYLRNTIKNKGFTFLTILGLAIGIAGVIFSTLYWKDETSYDKWNPNIDRVFETLTVFQKGGETWPTSVEPLPRYLKEKSDKIESYCWFEGWYGQETFYVDNKKVYVTGITSTDQNFFDFIPFKFVKGSVDDFRKNRYGVALEEKEAAKIFGTENPVGKTLTTFDGRKMPIYGVFKTNKYTSFQPKMVISNIYTRLEDTKDQWGNYGSGLFIKLKNTADKEEVEKLGTQLFYENNTLKNAKNEGIPVKEFVKIYEPVTVKFQSLNDSRLNAKFSRLPEGMGNKLFLQINLGLSYLILILSIINYINLSTAQAIRRAKEVGIRKVVGATKRNIVLQFIIETTITTVLSFIVALAFVEVFLPTYNQLIDKNLELYITSFIPYLIVIFVIVVVIAGIFPAIYVSNFKELNVLKGNFSRSKNGIWLRNGMLILQFSIATFFIVAGTLVIQQMNYISKKDLGFSGNQVISIPFKRQDLADKKFDFYNSFKQDLLKIKGVQAVNATAFKFGSLGAMSNTSFRVKEKQLVTDNMGIDFGFLDMMKIQLKEGRDLNPMISSDTISNVLINETAKKYFGETLKLNDEFEWNGQKLKLIGVTKDFNLGEPQNKIRPMMFFHFKVVDWLSYNLQDVLVKVDTDNTKQTIDNIEKFWKAKVDQDYPFEYEFVDKQFARSYENYTKQEKMFKILNVIVITIALFGLFALSSYTIERKYKEIAIRKVLGAETSSLLRILSKQYIYFAFIGFALAILPSYFLMQKWLENFAYRIDISIWIYVFAFILLLSLTLIVVLIKAYSATRINSLNYLKYE, from the coding sequence ATGCTAAAAAATTGGTTTAAAATATATTTAAGAAATACGATCAAGAACAAAGGGTTTACATTTCTTACAATTCTTGGTTTAGCTATCGGAATTGCTGGTGTTATTTTTTCGACTTTATATTGGAAAGATGAAACGAGTTACGATAAATGGAATCCAAATATTGATCGCGTATTTGAAACATTAACTGTATTTCAAAAAGGTGGTGAAACTTGGCCTACAAGTGTTGAACCTTTGCCTCGTTACTTAAAAGAAAAATCAGATAAGATAGAAAGTTATTGCTGGTTTGAAGGTTGGTATGGACAAGAAACTTTTTACGTAGATAATAAAAAAGTTTATGTTACTGGAATTACTAGTACAGATCAGAATTTTTTTGATTTTATTCCATTCAAGTTTGTAAAAGGAAGTGTAGATGATTTTCGAAAAAATAGATATGGTGTTGCATTAGAAGAAAAAGAAGCAGCTAAAATTTTTGGTACTGAAAATCCTGTTGGAAAAACTTTGACAACTTTTGATGGTAGAAAAATGCCTATTTATGGAGTTTTTAAAACAAACAAGTATACTAGTTTTCAACCTAAAATGGTTATTTCAAATATCTATACGCGTTTAGAAGACACAAAAGATCAATGGGGTAATTATGGTTCTGGATTATTTATCAAATTAAAAAATACTGCTGATAAAGAAGAAGTTGAAAAATTAGGAACACAACTTTTTTATGAAAATAATACTTTAAAAAATGCAAAAAACGAAGGGATACCTGTAAAAGAATTTGTAAAGATTTATGAACCAGTAACAGTAAAGTTTCAATCATTAAACGACTCAAGATTAAATGCAAAATTTTCTCGATTACCAGAAGGAATGGGAAACAAACTATTCTTACAAATCAATTTAGGGTTATCTTATTTAATCTTAATCTTATCGATTATCAATTATATAAATCTTTCGACTGCACAAGCAATTAGAAGAGCGAAAGAAGTTGGAATAAGAAAAGTTGTTGGTGCTACAAAAAGAAATATTGTTTTACAATTTATCATAGAAACTACAATAACTACAGTTTTGTCATTTATTGTTGCATTAGCTTTTGTTGAAGTTTTTTTGCCTACATATAATCAATTAATTGATAAAAATTTAGAATTGTATATTACTTCGTTTATTCCATATTTGATTGTAATTTTTGTAATCGTAGTTGTTATTGCTGGAATTTTTCCTGCTATTTATGTTTCAAATTTTAAAGAACTGAACGTTTTAAAAGGTAATTTTTCAAGAAGTAAAAATGGAATTTGGTTACGAAATGGAATGTTGATTTTACAATTTTCAATTGCTACATTCTTTATTGTAGCAGGAACTCTTGTTATTCAACAAATGAATTACATTTCAAAAAAAGATTTAGGTTTCTCAGGTAATCAAGTAATCAGTATTCCATTTAAAAGACAAGATTTAGCTGATAAAAAGTTTGATTTTTATAACAGTTTCAAACAAGATTTACTAAAAATTAAAGGTGTACAAGCTGTAAATGCTACTGCATTCAAGTTTGGTTCTCTTGGAGCTATGTCTAATACAAGTTTTCGAGTAAAAGAAAAACAATTGGTGACAGATAATATGGGAATTGATTTTGGTTTTTTGGATATGATGAAAATTCAATTGAAAGAAGGAAGAGATTTAAATCCAATGATTTCGTCCGATACAATTTCGAATGTATTAATAAATGAAACCGCGAAAAAATATTTTGGAGAAACGTTGAAACTGAATGATGAATTTGAATGGAATGGACAAAAATTGAAGCTTATTGGTGTAACAAAAGATTTCAATTTAGGAGAACCGCAAAATAAAATACGACCAATGATGTTTTTCCATTTTAAAGTTGTTGATTGGTTATCGTACAATTTACAAGATGTTTTGGTTAAGGTAGATACTGATAATACAAAACAGACCATAGATAATATCGAGAAGTTTTGGAAAGCTAAAGTTGATCAAGATTATCCTTTCGAATATGAATTTGTAGACAAACAGTTTGCGCGTTCGTATGAAAATTACACAAAACAAGAAAAGATGTTCAAGATCTTAAATGTTATTGTGATAACAATCGCATTATTTGGATTGTTTGCGCTTTCGTCATACACAATCGAACGTAAATACAAAGAAATAGCCATTCGTAAAGTTTTAGGCGCAGAAACGTCTTCTTTACTACGAATTTTATCCAAACAATATATCTATTTCGCATTCATAGGTTTTGCTCTTGCGATTTTACCAAGTTATTTTCTGATGCAAAAATGGTTAGAAAACTTTGCTTATCGCATTGATATTTCAATCTGGATTTATGTATTTGCTTTCATTTTATTATTGAGTTTAACCTTAATTGTTGTTTTAATAAAAGCTTATTCTGCTACTCGAATCAATAGTTTAAATTATCTGAAATACGAATAA
- a CDS encoding cytochrome-c peroxidase, whose amino-acid sequence MKKMLPIVAFGATTLFYAFNSNKIIDQGYTVTELRTLYSSGDQSKWPKPTVDESVLKDGFEDIGTLGEVPFPKDNPYSKEKAELGKSLFFDPRLSNSNQISCANCHDPELNWGDGRRVPYGEDRQLGARNSPSLMNVAYSKVMFWDGRAKTLEEQAEFPIRDKKEMNHHIDFATKRIAEINGYKELFKAAFGDEKVTNDRITKAIATFERTILSPKNRFDKFIAGKSDELTDQEIEGLHLFRTKARCINCHNTAYFSDNKFHNIGLTYYGREYEDLGLYNTTKLAKNVGEFKTPSLREVPQNAPYMHNGLFPTIRGVINMYNAGMFHFQPNEKQKNDSLFPKTTELVQKLNLTASEMDALEAFLMSLKQNQYKMRPPQLPNK is encoded by the coding sequence ATGAAAAAAATGCTTCCAATCGTTGCATTTGGTGCGACTACTCTATTTTATGCGTTTAACAGTAACAAAATAATCGATCAAGGTTATACAGTTACCGAATTACGTACATTGTATAGTAGCGGAGATCAGTCAAAATGGCCAAAACCAACTGTGGACGAAAGTGTTTTGAAAGATGGTTTTGAAGATATTGGTACATTAGGCGAAGTTCCTTTTCCTAAAGATAATCCATATTCTAAAGAGAAAGCTGAGTTAGGAAAATCCTTATTTTTTGATCCTCGTTTATCAAATTCAAATCAAATTTCTTGTGCAAATTGCCACGATCCTGAGTTGAATTGGGGCGATGGTCGTCGTGTGCCTTATGGTGAAGATCGTCAATTGGGAGCGCGTAATTCGCCGAGTTTGATGAATGTTGCTTACTCAAAAGTAATGTTTTGGGATGGTCGTGCAAAAACATTGGAAGAACAAGCTGAATTTCCGATACGTGATAAAAAAGAAATGAATCATCACATTGATTTTGCAACAAAAAGAATTGCTGAAATTAATGGTTACAAAGAATTATTTAAAGCCGCTTTTGGAGACGAAAAAGTAACGAATGACCGTATTACAAAAGCGATTGCAACCTTTGAACGTACAATTTTATCTCCAAAAAATAGATTTGATAAATTTATTGCAGGAAAATCGGATGAATTAACTGATCAAGAAATTGAAGGTTTACATCTTTTCCGCACAAAAGCGCGTTGCATCAATTGTCATAATACAGCGTATTTTTCGGATAATAAATTTCATAATATTGGTTTGACATATTATGGTCGAGAATACGAAGATTTAGGTTTATACAATACAACTAAATTGGCTAAAAATGTTGGTGAATTCAAAACACCTTCATTACGAGAAGTTCCTCAAAATGCACCTTATATGCACAACGGACTTTTCCCTACAATTCGTGGCGTAATCAATATGTACAATGCCGGAATGTTTCATTTTCAACCAAATGAAAAACAGAAAAATGATTCATTATTTCCAAAAACAACAGAGTTAGTTCAGAAATTGAATTTAACTGCTTCGGAAATGGATGCGTTAGAAGCTTTTTTGATGAGTTTGAAACAGAATCAATACAAAATGCGTCCACCGCAATTACCAAATAAATAA
- a CDS encoding ABC transporter permease, translating to MLNNWLKIYFRNTIKNKGFTFLTILGLAIGIAGVIFSTLYWKDETSYDQWNPEKDRIFELITFLKPDLQIASTTGPMAELVKEKSDKIEETLFYQPGYSSELYIINQKKELLNKIAITGNNFFDFFPFDFVQGNKEQFKNNRNAVAIEEQEAKRIFGNENPINKQIKNLNGEILTIYGVYQLKNNSGFLPKYVISSPNLNIDDWNNFTYALLIKLKNPNDKEVVEKSINKIYYENIVQRYAKLRGISVDEYIKTSGLTKGYLQPITDSRLKAEVTGFPEDKGNLNFLKINLGLSILILLLSIINYINLSTAQTIRRAKEVGIRKVLGASKQNVIWQFLFETAITTFFSVLLALTLVEIGLSSYNILINKNLSINLIEFVPYLVLIFLIVILFAGIFPAIYVSNFKELNVLKGNFSRSKNGIWIRNLMLIIQFTIATFFIVAGSLVTEQVNYMSKKDLGFSGDQIINLTLRRYDLGEKRLDFYKVIKQDLLKIKGVKNVNATAFKFGNNAMNSSTMRFQDKSIQIQNVPVDYNFLSMMKVKLKNGRDFNSKITSDMVNNIILNETAMNELGNLSIGDQVDWNEYKFNIIGVVKDFNIGSPENKIPPMMLINVNTVDWLQNNLSQIYIKVDAENTSETIAAIEKFWKAKVDQDYPFEYEFIDKQFARSYENYTKQEKMFKILNVIVITIALFGLFALSSYTIERKYKEIAIRKVLGAETSSLLRILSKQYIYFAFIGFALAILPSYFLMQKWLENFAYRIDISIWIYVFAFVLLLSLTLIVVLIKAYSATRINSLNYLKYE from the coding sequence ATGCTTAATAATTGGCTTAAAATATATTTTAGAAATACAATCAAGAACAAAGGATTTACATTTCTTACGATTCTTGGCTTGGCAATCGGAATTGCTGGTGTCATTTTTTCGACCTTGTATTGGAAAGATGAAACGAGTTACGATCAATGGAATCCTGAAAAAGATAGAATTTTTGAATTAATCACATTTTTAAAACCTGACTTACAAATAGCTTCTACAACTGGTCCAATGGCGGAGTTGGTAAAAGAAAAATCGGATAAAATTGAAGAAACTTTGTTCTATCAACCTGGTTATTCATCAGAACTTTATATCATTAATCAGAAGAAAGAATTATTAAATAAAATTGCAATCACAGGGAATAATTTCTTCGATTTTTTTCCATTTGATTTTGTCCAAGGAAATAAAGAACAATTCAAGAATAATAGAAATGCAGTTGCGATTGAAGAGCAAGAAGCAAAACGAATTTTTGGAAATGAAAATCCTATCAATAAACAAATCAAAAATCTTAATGGAGAAATTTTAACCATTTATGGTGTTTATCAATTGAAAAATAATTCAGGGTTTTTACCTAAATATGTAATTTCTTCACCAAATCTCAATATTGATGATTGGAATAATTTTACCTATGCTTTATTGATTAAATTAAAAAATCCTAATGATAAAGAAGTTGTAGAAAAATCTATTAATAAGATTTATTATGAAAATATTGTACAGAGATATGCTAAATTAAGAGGAATTTCTGTCGATGAATACATTAAAACATCGGGGTTAACGAAAGGATATTTACAACCAATAACAGATAGTCGTTTGAAAGCAGAAGTGACAGGATTTCCAGAAGACAAAGGAAATCTTAATTTCCTGAAAATTAATCTGGGTTTGTCAATTCTAATTTTATTGCTTTCAATTATCAATTACATCAATCTTTCGACAGCACAAACTATTCGTCGCGCGAAAGAGGTTGGAATCCGAAAAGTTTTAGGAGCTTCAAAGCAAAATGTCATTTGGCAATTTTTGTTCGAAACTGCGATTACAACGTTTTTTTCTGTTCTTTTAGCACTTACATTGGTAGAAATAGGATTGTCAAGTTATAATATATTGATTAATAAAAATTTATCAATTAATCTCATTGAATTTGTTCCTTATCTAGTTTTAATTTTTTTAATCGTTATTCTTTTTGCCGGTATTTTTCCTGCGATTTATGTTTCAAATTTTAAAGAATTGAATGTTTTGAAAGGGAATTTCTCAAGAAGCAAAAATGGAATTTGGATTAGAAATTTGATGTTAATTATTCAGTTTACAATTGCTACTTTCTTTATTGTTGCTGGAAGTTTAGTGACAGAACAAGTAAATTATATGAGTAAAAAAGATCTTGGTTTTTCTGGTGATCAAATTATAAATCTTACGTTGAGAAGATATGATTTAGGAGAAAAACGTTTAGATTTTTATAAAGTAATCAAACAAGATTTATTGAAGATAAAAGGAGTGAAAAATGTAAATGCTACAGCATTTAAGTTTGGAAATAATGCAATGAATTCTTCTACAATGAGATTTCAGGATAAAAGTATTCAAATTCAAAATGTTCCAGTTGATTACAATTTCTTATCAATGATGAAAGTTAAGCTGAAAAACGGAAGAGATTTCAATTCAAAAATCACTTCAGATATGGTTAATAACATCATTTTGAACGAAACAGCGATGAATGAATTAGGAAATTTATCAATTGGAGATCAAGTTGATTGGAACGAATATAAGTTTAATATTATTGGAGTTGTAAAAGATTTCAATATTGGTAGTCCAGAAAATAAAATTCCTCCAATGATGCTTATCAACGTAAATACAGTCGATTGGTTGCAAAATAATCTTAGTCAAATTTATATCAAAGTTGATGCAGAAAATACAAGCGAAACAATTGCTGCAATCGAGAAGTTTTGGAAAGCCAAAGTTGATCAAGATTATCCGTTCGAATATGAATTTATCGACAAACAGTTTGCACGTTCGTATGAAAATTACACAAAACAAGAAAAAATGTTCAAGATATTGAATGTTATTGTGATAACAATCGCATTATTTGGATTGTTTGCACTTTCTTCATACACAATCGAACGTAAATACAAAGAAATCGCCATTCGAAAAGTTTTAGGCGCAGAAACATCTTCTTTACTACGAATTTTATCAAAACAATACATCTATTTCGCATTTATAGGTTTTGCACTTGCAATTTTACCAAGTTATTTTTTGATGCAAAAATGGTTAGAAAACTTTGCTTATCGCATTGATATCTCAATCTGGATTTATGTGTTTGCTTTTGTTTTATTATTGAGTTTAACCTTAATTGTTGTTTTAATAAAAGCTTATTCTGCTACTCGAATCAATAGTTTAAATTACCTGAAATACGAATAA
- a CDS encoding TolC family protein, with protein MNAKYFLLMVVLFSFLGKAQNLTLEDCLNLGRENQPDFKIQSIKIDQKVKTKRSFASQFLPTIDASVSHAYNFGSSIDPSTNTREPSNIQSDNLSINAQINLFDFSKLNQTTIQNYDIELEKLELKTIQNQYDLLVLEKYMAVLALQEWQNVLKSQMENSQIQFVRISKEVKEGKRPKSDFYDIQVIVLQEQNDLEKSKHDEIISKTELIQLLNITSVSPENMVLQQPLLDEINLNEFNFSTYPSIEKFELNTKKINEEYKQLFGKYVPSLFLNYSYGTFYAQKIKSLADTNFQFGNQLKDNKSQYIGLNLSIPIYSRGNTAQQRELKKIELQLNEAQKNKEEKRLNDLVNLELKKLNLLEDLTKSLIEIVKASEQSFQTTETKYKFDKVDASVYKSSKNQVLQSKYNELNNNLSQVFIQNQLKILVDN; from the coding sequence ATGAATGCTAAATATTTTTTATTAATGGTTGTGCTTTTCTCATTTTTGGGAAAAGCGCAAAACCTAACGTTAGAAGATTGTTTGAATTTAGGGAGAGAAAATCAACCTGATTTTAAAATTCAGTCGATAAAAATTGATCAAAAAGTGAAAACAAAACGTTCTTTTGCTTCGCAATTTTTACCAACTATTGATGCTTCAGTTTCTCATGCATATAATTTTGGTTCATCAATTGACCCTTCAACTAACACAAGAGAACCTTCTAATATTCAATCAGATAATTTATCAATTAATGCTCAAATTAATTTGTTTGATTTTTCTAAATTAAATCAAACAACAATTCAAAACTATGATATCGAATTAGAAAAACTTGAATTGAAAACAATTCAAAATCAATATGATTTGTTGGTTTTAGAAAAATATATGGCGGTTTTGGCTTTGCAAGAATGGCAAAATGTTTTGAAATCTCAAATGGAAAATTCTCAGATACAATTTGTTCGAATTTCGAAAGAAGTAAAAGAAGGGAAGCGTCCGAAAAGTGATTTTTATGATATTCAAGTTATCGTTCTTCAAGAACAAAATGATTTAGAAAAATCTAAACATGATGAAATTATAAGTAAAACTGAATTGATTCAATTACTGAATATTACAAGTGTTTCACCAGAAAATATGGTGTTACAACAACCTTTATTAGATGAAATAAATCTGAATGAATTCAATTTTTCAACTTATCCATCTATTGAAAAATTTGAGTTGAATACAAAGAAAATCAATGAAGAATATAAGCAGTTATTTGGGAAATATGTACCAAGTTTATTTTTAAATTATTCATACGGAACTTTTTATGCGCAGAAAATTAAGAGTTTAGCAGATACAAATTTTCAATTTGGAAATCAATTAAAAGACAACAAAAGCCAATATATTGGATTGAATCTTTCTATTCCGATTTATTCGAGAGGAAATACAGCGCAACAACGTGAATTGAAAAAAATTGAATTGCAATTGAATGAAGCGCAAAAAAATAAAGAAGAAAAACGTTTAAATGATTTGGTCAATCTTGAATTAAAAAAACTGAATTTATTGGAAGATTTGACGAAATCTTTAATTGAAATTGTAAAAGCTTCTGAACAATCTTTTCAAACTACAGAAACAAAATATAAGTTTGATAAAGTTGATGCTTCGGTTTACAAATCGTCTAAAAATCAAGTATTGCAATCAAAATACAATGAACTCAATAATAATTTGAGTCAAGTATTTATTCAAAATCAATTAAAAATTTTAGTTGATAATTAA
- a CDS encoding GIN domain-containing protein — translation MKNYILLLFNLTTILLNAQVTESRNIENFNEIIGKSGVNINYYNSDSPKVIVETDKKENLNYIITSTKNNVLEVYIDTKNQPNVTISKIDISVYGIALEKISMTSGSKISFEDNFKSNVLRIKETSGAQIVFKSLKTDHLEIDLSSGAQLNGNITSKTITSKMSSGSIWESKINSENTTINISNGAIVSLKGETKQLDIKATSGSISDLKKLNATRANLIANNASSITSWVSEKLLVDANTASKITIKGLPTDITIQRDKLSKVLNENGDSY, via the coding sequence ATGAAAAATTATATTCTTCTATTGTTCAATTTGACAACAATCTTATTGAATGCTCAAGTTACAGAATCAAGAAATATTGAAAATTTTAACGAAATTATAGGTAAATCAGGCGTAAATATCAATTATTATAACTCAGATTCTCCAAAAGTAATTGTCGAGACAGATAAAAAAGAAAATTTAAATTACATTATTACAAGTACAAAAAATAATGTTTTAGAAGTTTATATAGATACTAAAAACCAACCAAATGTTACAATTTCAAAGATTGATATAAGTGTTTATGGTATAGCTTTAGAAAAGATTTCGATGACTTCTGGCTCAAAAATTTCGTTTGAAGATAATTTTAAATCAAATGTATTGAGAATTAAAGAAACTTCAGGAGCACAAATCGTTTTTAAATCTCTAAAAACCGATCATTTAGAGATTGATTTGTCGTCTGGTGCTCAATTGAATGGAAATATCACCTCTAAAACTATAACTTCTAAAATGAGTTCTGGATCTATTTGGGAATCAAAAATCAATTCAGAAAATACAACGATTAATATCTCAAATGGAGCAATAGTTTCTTTAAAAGGAGAAACTAAACAATTAGATATAAAGGCGACAAGTGGATCCATTTCAGACTTGAAAAAACTGAATGCAACAAGAGCAAATTTGATAGCAAATAATGCTTCTTCAATTACAAGTTGGGTTTCAGAAAAACTTTTAGTAGATGCAAATACGGCTAGTAAAATTACGATAAAAGGTTTACCAACTGATATAACAATTCAGCGTGATAAGCTTTCTAAAGTTTTGAATGAAAATGGTGATTCTTATTAA
- a CDS encoding ABC transporter ATP-binding protein, whose translation MIKIENLSKIFITEDVQTKALNGINLTINSGEFISIMGPSGCGKSTLLNIIGLLDSFNGGSYALNNLEMSNANESKRSQVRKENIGFIFQNFNLIDELSVYDNIELPLIYSKVSSSERKKRVQEIAEKLNIVHRLQHYPQQLSGGQQQRVAVARALVINPKIILADEPTGNLDSINGNEVMELLTDLHAQGSTILMVTHSAHDAAYSDKIITMKDGEILSEKMNQKNVNVFEKTKI comes from the coding sequence ATGATTAAAATAGAAAACTTATCAAAAATATTTATTACAGAAGATGTTCAAACAAAAGCTTTGAATGGGATTAATTTAACAATCAATTCTGGAGAATTTATTTCCATCATGGGACCTTCGGGTTGTGGAAAATCTACATTATTGAATATTATTGGATTATTGGATTCTTTCAATGGAGGAAGTTATGCGTTGAATAATCTTGAAATGTCTAATGCAAACGAATCGAAACGTTCTCAAGTTAGAAAAGAAAATATAGGATTTATTTTCCAAAATTTCAACTTAATTGATGAATTATCAGTTTATGATAACATCGAATTGCCTTTGATTTATTCTAAAGTTTCGAGCTCAGAACGAAAAAAACGAGTACAAGAAATTGCAGAAAAATTAAATATTGTTCATCGTTTACAACATTATCCACAGCAACTTTCTGGTGGTCAACAACAACGTGTTGCAGTTGCAAGAGCCTTGGTGATTAATCCTAAAATAATTTTGGCTGATGAACCAACAGGAAATTTGGATAGTATCAATGGAAATGAAGTGATGGAGCTTTTGACCGATTTACATGCGCAAGGTTCTACAATTTTGATGGTAACGCATTCAGCTCATGACGCGGCTTATTCTGATAAAATTATTACCATGAAAGATGGTGAAATTCTTTCTGAAAAAATGAATCAGAAAAATGTAAATGTTTTTGAGAAAACTAAAATTTAA
- a CDS encoding DUF6850 family outer membrane beta-barrel protein, whose translation MKSIDLTTYDNKLLKIVSFACLLFGSTSFAQENDSIKVTSNEAEQVIKDLNWQLPVATHSLPIKDYTHTGIYFSHKNNQFARKQTAEETNRYGFLSEGLYTTENGFRIFGMIDLQKFNEKNLSWNLSDERTDEQQVLSPQYFYVPRAADWDNQQYLIRGGVSKNFGNLTLAAKAELNVNKMARKLDPRPEIKNNQLVGEIQVGYQIFDGHQIFVLGAYGRKDKDYSLKYKGRNQDVEENSSTYLRYMAGYGREINNPLRNSINNEKTIYEYFTRNIISKIGGGYQFSSDNTRLILGYNYQENQQRMYDSKTKEDKFFIYVWDTNEHFAYANFMTKFDNNTINARLDFSRKDGENYDVSIGGMNYQNRLQNLILDVNLANRDLTKMNYFLGFKTSYNQNKYYDALAIYDMKIKSLDVGIYGNKDLMLKNNSKLNVGLAFNYYALLDSYFDYTKMTGINEDTFYNNVAAYDYAYNTTNHFDASTSIRYILPVKNYKTIELYTQLKGIFATNKSNFSEINTDNTYLMNFGIQLNY comes from the coding sequence ATGAAATCAATTGATTTAACAACATACGATAACAAATTGTTGAAAATTGTTTCTTTTGCGTGTTTACTTTTCGGAAGTACATCATTTGCACAAGAAAATGATTCGATAAAAGTAACTTCTAACGAAGCTGAACAAGTTATAAAGGATTTAAATTGGCAATTACCTGTTGCGACACATTCTTTACCGATTAAAGATTATACGCATACTGGAATTTATTTCAGTCATAAAAACAATCAATTTGCGCGTAAACAAACAGCCGAAGAAACAAATCGTTATGGTTTTTTGAGCGAAGGTTTGTACACAACAGAAAATGGTTTTAGAATTTTTGGAATGATTGACCTACAGAAATTCAATGAAAAAAATTTATCATGGAATCTTTCTGACGAGCGTACAGATGAACAACAAGTGCTTTCTCCTCAATATTTCTACGTTCCGCGTGCAGCAGATTGGGATAATCAACAATATTTGATTCGTGGTGGAGTTTCGAAAAATTTTGGAAACTTAACATTAGCTGCTAAAGCCGAATTGAATGTCAACAAAATGGCGCGTAAATTAGATCCTCGTCCAGAGATTAAAAACAATCAATTGGTTGGAGAAATTCAAGTTGGTTATCAAATTTTTGATGGACATCAGATTTTTGTTTTGGGTGCATATGGTCGAAAAGATAAAGATTATAGTCTAAAGTATAAAGGTAGAAATCAAGATGTAGAAGAAAATTCGAGTACCTATTTGCGTTACATGGCAGGTTATGGTCGCGAAATTAATAACCCATTGAGAAATTCAATTAATAACGAAAAAACAATCTACGAATATTTTACACGAAATATCATTTCAAAAATCGGTGGTGGATATCAATTTAGTTCAGACAATACAAGGTTGATTTTAGGTTACAATTACCAAGAAAATCAACAGCGAATGTATGATAGCAAAACCAAAGAAGATAAGTTCTTTATCTATGTTTGGGATACCAACGAGCATTTTGCTTATGCGAATTTTATGACAAAATTTGATAACAATACAATCAATGCACGTTTAGATTTTTCGAGAAAAGATGGCGAAAATTACGATGTTTCTATTGGCGGAATGAATTATCAAAATCGCTTACAAAATCTAATTTTAGATGTTAATTTAGCAAATCGTGATCTTACAAAAATGAATTATTTTCTTGGTTTCAAAACAAGCTATAATCAGAACAAATATTATGATGCTTTAGCGATTTACGACATGAAAATTAAATCGTTGGATGTTGGTATTTATGGAAATAAAGATTTGATGTTGAAGAATAATTCGAAATTAAATGTCGGTTTAGCTTTTAATTATTATGCATTGTTGGATTCTTATTTTGATTATACAAAAATGACTGGAATCAACGAAGATACTTTTTACAACAATGTTGCGGCTTATGATTATGCGTACAATACAACCAATCATTTTGATGCTTCAACGTCCATTCGTTATATTTTACCGGTAAAAAACTACAAAACTATCGAACTATATACGCAGTTAAAAGGTATATTTGCAACAAATAAGAGCAATTTTTCCGAAATCAATACAGATAATACGTATTTAATGAATTTCGGAATTCAATTAAATTATTAG